In Pseudomonadota bacterium, the genomic window TATGCTCTTGGCGATAACCTTGAAAACCTCACCCTTACCGGAACCGATGCTATAGACGGTACTGGCAATGCCCTGAATAACACTATCTACGGCAACTCCGGCAACAATACCCTCATCGGCAATGACGGTAACGACTCTCTCGTCTCAGATGGAGGGGACGATATCCTCTATGGAGGCACAGGTAACGACAACCTAAGCGCCGGGGATGGCAATGACGTGATCTATGGAGGAGCAGGTAATGATACCCTTAATGGTGGAGCAGGCATAGATACCATGTACGGTGGCTTGGGCAACGACACGTATTATGTGGACAACGCCGGTGATGTAGTTGTAGAAAGCCTTGACGAAGGGGCTGACTCGGTACGTAGCAACATTAGTTATACATTAGGTGAGAATGTTGAAAATCTAACCCTTACCGGAACGGATTCTATTGACGGAACAGGTAATGGCCTGGATAACCACATCTACGGTAACACAACCAGCAACATCCTTTCCGGTGGCGATGGCAACGATTACCTTTCAGTAGATGCAGGCGATGATACTTTGTACGGAGGAGCAGGCAATGACACCCTCATAGGCGGAACCGGGGCAGATATCATGATTGGAGGCATGGGCAATGACACCTACTATGTGGACAACCCCGGTGATGTTGTAGTCGAAGCCGCTGATGATGGAACCGATACAGTCCGTAGCTCCGTGTCTTTCATATTGGGAGACAATCTGGAACAACTTGTCCTTACCGGAACAGATGCTATAAATGGAACGGGGAATGAGTTGAACAACAACATCTATGGGAATGTTGCTAATAATACCCTTACCGGCAATGACGGTAATGACTACCTGAGCGCAGATGGTGGCGATGATACCTTGATCGGAAGGGCCGGCAATGACACTTTAATCGGTGGAACAGGCGCCGACGTGATGATCGGTGGTACGGGCAATGATACATATTACGTTGATAATGCAGGCGATACGGTAACAGAGGCAATAAACGAAGGAACCGATACAGTCCGTAGCTCCGTAACATACACCCTTGGCGGCAACGTTGAGAACCTCACCCTTACCGGTACAGACCCGGTCAACGGTATAGGAAATGATCTGAATAACGTAATCTACGGAAACAGCGCTTCAAACATCCTCTCCGGATTAGGAGGCAACGATACTCTTATAGGGAGTAATGCTGATGATACTCTCATCGGAGGAACGGGGAATGATGTCCTGAATGGAGGAACAGGCAGCGATACCTATGTATTCTCCTCCGGCAACGTCAATGACACTATCACAGACAGCGGTTCCGATTCCCTCTTTCAGGACAGGGTCTTATTTGCAGACGATGTTCTGAAAGATACCATAGCCATCTATCAAAGAGGCTCCAGTCTTTATATAGGGTATGGAGATACAAATAAAATAACTGTCAGTAATCAGACTTCTCCTGATTACGGCATAGAGAAGATAGAGTTATCCTATGGCCAGTTCTTAACCGATGCAGACGTGAACCTTGTCATCCAGCAGATGACAGCTTTTGCGGCAGATAACGGCATACCCATGACATCTGTGGATGATGTGAGAAGAAACCAGGATTTGATGGGGATGGTAGTGAATGCATGGCACGGGTAAAGGACCGTGGGACGGGGTAGAGACCGTAGGACGTCCGCTGCGCTGGGAGGTCCGTTCACTGCGTTCGCTGGGACGAAAAGGCAAAACTGATAGAAGGTGATATGAAGGCAGTTGCGTCCAAGCGAAGCGGACGTCCCGGCAAATGCAAGTGAGCGAACGTGCTATGGATAAACAACAAAGGAAAAGCACGGTGGAGAAAACAGAGATAGTTGCGAAATGGGTTCAGGACTTGGAGGTTTACAAGGTGGCTTTCGAGGCTGCTATGGAGATATATGAAATTTCGAAAAGATTTCCTGTAGAGGAAAAATATTCTTTAACCGATCAGATAAGGAGATAAGCGAGATCGGTTTGTACAAATCTTGCCGAAGGATGGAGAAAGAGAAAATATAAAGCTGTTTTTATTAACAAGTTATCGGATGCAGCACAGGAGGCTGCTGAAACTCAAACATGGTTGGAATCTCATTGCACTGCAGATACATAACAGAAATAGAATGTGACAAACTGAATGATAGGTACGAACATATATTTGCCAAGCTCAACAATATGGAAAAGAAAGCCGATGCGTTCTGCATCTAAATCCTTTACGTCCTACGTCCCAGAGAACGTGAGTGGGCGTACGTCCCAGCAAAGCGGACGCCCTACGGTCTTTTCCACGATCTTCACTGCATCCTGCATTATTTTTTTGCTCACTTTTTCCCCCGGCTTAACCTTTGCCTCGCAAATACTCGACCTTGACGGGGTGACGGAGCGGGCGCTTGAAAACTCCCATGATGTAAAACTCTCCAGTCTTGATATCCATATCAGCCGGTCCATGCAAAAAAGAGCGTATTCGCTTTATTATCCTACTTTCAATGCCCGCTGGAACTCGGAATATGTAAAAGATCTGTCAGGCGGCGCACCGCAGGTAACCGCAATAGGAGATACGATTATCAGTGAAAGTACATATTACCATAATTCTTTGTCTGTTGCTGCTTCATATAACTTGTTTGATTTCGGCTCAACAAGAAAAAAGGTGTTCATCGCAAAGAAAGACGTGGATGTAAAAATGATGGTGTATATACGGCAGATACGGGACATAAAAATCAAGGTATTGAACCTGTATACCGATCTGCTTACAAGCCGCAAAGAGCTTGAGGCAAAAAAGGAGCTCCTGTCCCTCTACAAGGAGCTTTCTCTGACAAAAGAAAGGTTATATTTTGCCGGCGCCATCTCAAAAATAGAAATGGTGGACGAGGCATTAAGCGTGGTAAAGACCCTTGAAGCCATTGATAACCTGGAGCTCAGACTAAAGACCGTCCTGCAGGATCTGTCTTTTTATACGGGGGAGGATTACGATGCAAACAGCGTCAAAGTGCAGGAGTTTGAAGGTTGTGAGCAGGATTACGAAAATAGTTTCAATCCGGAAAAATCCCCTGAGTTCAGAATGTATGCCCTTGAAATAGAGAAAAAGAAGGCAGAACTCGATATCCTGAAAAGAGAAAGATTTCCCCAATTCGGACTTTATTCACGGTATGTCTGGTACGGACAGGACCGCAACAATTATGAAGCATCCGTAAACGACATAAGGGACAGAAACTATTTCATAGGCATATCGGCAACGCTGCCTATATTCGAAGGATTTAAAACAAACGCCGAAATGGAGAAGACGGCATTGGAGATTGAAAGGCTCAAGGTGGAAAAGCAAAAAAAGCTTGCCGAACTGA contains:
- a CDS encoding TolC family protein — translated: MSGRTSQQSGRPTVFSTIFTASCIIFLLTFSPGLTFASQILDLDGVTERALENSHDVKLSSLDIHISRSMQKRAYSLYYPTFNARWNSEYVKDLSGGAPQVTAIGDTIISESTYYHNSLSVAASYNLFDFGSTRKKVFIAKKDVDVKMMVYIRQIRDIKIKVLNLYTDLLTSRKELEAKKELLSLYKELSLTKERLYFAGAISKIEMVDEALSVVKTLEAIDNLELRLKTVLQDLSFYTGEDYDANSVKVQEFEGCEQDYENSFNPEKSPEFRMYALEIEKKKAELDILKRERFPQFGLYSRYVWYGQDRNNYEASVNDIRDRNYFIGISATLPIFEGFKTNAEMEKTALEIERLKVEKQKKLAELINRHAKLNETRVMHIRGLENQKDMLAKVEEKLSMTKRLAEQNVADLIELLNRRIELINQRLELTKTMITKVATIKELQMLSEGVN